One window of Botrimarina mediterranea genomic DNA carries:
- a CDS encoding single-stranded DNA-binding protein has translation MLDFAEIQIEGRLVSPLVVKQTTIGEVGEGTVVANSAVRGGEGWIDQPMFIDFAAFGVTISPALRDAAKGDRVRLEGFLRFERWEQDGQKRSKHKVIARTVRVEPKVENTHATKAVASK, from the coding sequence ATGTTGGATTTTGCCGAGATCCAGATCGAGGGTCGCCTGGTCTCGCCGCTGGTGGTGAAACAAACCACCATTGGCGAAGTCGGCGAAGGGACCGTCGTCGCGAATAGCGCCGTTCGCGGCGGAGAGGGTTGGATCGACCAACCGATGTTTATCGACTTCGCCGCGTTCGGCGTCACGATTTCTCCGGCCCTTCGCGATGCCGCTAAGGGTGACCGAGTCCGTCTCGAAGGTTTCCTCCGCTTTGAGCGTTGGGAGCAAGACGGCCAGAAACGCTCGAAGCACAAAGTTATCGCTCGCACGGTTCGCGTCGAGCCCAAGGTCGAGAATACGCATGCCACGAAGGCCGTCGCCAGCAAGTAG
- a CDS encoding GP88 family protein: MDTRTNNKLKGLLRTGDPKSLYRFDSPLNPEEVTPSRIGYPRTLLSTSRKTEKGRSVGVSTKVMYLTPGALCPAASPGCVAACLGFSSGRMSLQQASFARDRRTSLFIHERDMFLSKLNSEIAEHADEARAMGLVPCVRLNGSSDVDWSEVAPQIFRRHSDCMFYDYSKVPGIALRYAARGDSGSSWPTNYAITFSVAEHNTKRALQMLEVGVNVSVVFSGGLPSQWLGVKVIDGDQHDARWLDPNPCVVGLSAKGLAQYDQTGFVVRPNWTTRTKSSV; this comes from the coding sequence ATGGATACAAGAACTAACAACAAGCTCAAAGGGCTACTTCGTACGGGAGACCCTAAGAGTCTTTATCGATTCGACTCGCCACTTAACCCGGAGGAGGTGACTCCTAGCCGAATTGGCTATCCGCGAACGCTACTCAGCACGAGCAGGAAAACCGAGAAAGGACGATCAGTCGGGGTCAGCACCAAGGTGATGTATTTAACCCCTGGCGCCCTTTGTCCGGCGGCGTCACCCGGTTGCGTTGCTGCCTGCTTGGGCTTTAGCTCTGGTCGGATGAGCCTTCAGCAGGCTAGCTTCGCACGTGATCGGCGTACCTCGCTATTCATTCACGAACGGGACATGTTCCTTTCGAAGCTGAACAGCGAGATCGCTGAGCATGCCGACGAGGCTAGAGCAATGGGACTCGTTCCATGCGTTCGATTGAATGGATCCAGTGATGTGGACTGGTCTGAGGTCGCTCCCCAGATCTTCCGCAGGCACTCCGATTGCATGTTCTACGACTATTCCAAAGTCCCCGGCATAGCGCTTCGCTATGCGGCACGGGGCGATAGTGGTAGCTCATGGCCGACGAACTACGCCATTACTTTCTCTGTTGCCGAGCACAACACAAAGCGTGCTCTTCAGATGCTGGAAGTTGGCGTCAACGTGTCGGTGGTGTTTTCCGGCGGACTCCCGAGTCAATGGCTCGGTGTCAAAGTGATCGATGGTGATCAACACGACGCAAGGTGGCTCGACCCGAACCCTTGTGTGGTGGGCTTATCCGCTAAAGGGCTTGCCCAATACGACCAGACAGGTTTTGTCGTACGTCCAAATTGGACGACACGCACAAAGTCATCTGTGTAG
- a CDS encoding type IV secretory system conjugative DNA transfer family protein, translating to MTDQIVLGEWLYDEKEVPELALQDQWRPEQLAYQLGKAGEAFSLPREFFRSGVHTHCRGKTGSGKSSRVLLPLLMQLMEPYKIEWTSDDGMTRTITEQDAFLVIDLGGDKSLFHATRKRAEELGRRFRFLSLDSNHSEKFDPFQSIKADGHRIIRLCNLFLEAFSLDHGLAYGGSWYSQRNLLLLLSICERLVARKQSGQDISLREVDRYLADPNNGNIKDAEQIRGIFSFLLRYGQLQPCAADDSINMRESILNRDVVYAYLPSISEATTARQIAGLMLYVTVNAAMSLYEESEGSSFDRPQPHLHVVIDEFHTLAGTAFESLLTGARKYGISMYLANQTTESLVKRDIDLSSVVRDNCGLRLYQTVTGKQDFDELQNFSAEATRILKSTKAKESVRYKGKGAFGTESYSQQVTTLLSKREIQEVSATEGAMFAIVDDGKGQREPIPLITKYHLTRGEFLKYRSQTLPDTSQLYDDSVNPALLSSLPAWQCTHLEPAKSPALTARLERLRSLRNQLEAEFGPG from the coding sequence ATGACTGACCAGATCGTTCTGGGGGAATGGCTCTACGACGAGAAGGAAGTTCCAGAACTTGCTCTGCAGGATCAGTGGCGTCCCGAGCAGCTAGCTTACCAGCTGGGCAAGGCAGGGGAAGCTTTTAGCTTGCCTCGCGAGTTCTTTAGGTCGGGCGTACATACACATTGTCGGGGAAAAACGGGGTCCGGAAAGTCCTCGCGCGTTCTGCTCCCACTGCTGATGCAGCTCATGGAGCCCTACAAGATCGAGTGGACATCAGATGACGGGATGACACGCACCATCACTGAACAAGATGCGTTTTTAGTCATTGACCTTGGAGGTGACAAGTCGCTTTTTCATGCGACCAGGAAGCGGGCTGAAGAGCTCGGTCGCAGGTTCCGTTTTCTCTCTCTCGATTCCAACCACTCCGAGAAGTTTGACCCGTTCCAGTCCATCAAGGCTGACGGCCACCGAATTATCCGTCTGTGCAATCTTTTTTTGGAAGCGTTTTCGTTGGACCATGGCTTGGCATACGGTGGCTCGTGGTATAGCCAGCGTAACCTTCTGCTGCTCTTGAGCATCTGTGAACGCCTGGTTGCAAGAAAACAGAGTGGGCAAGACATCTCTCTTCGTGAAGTTGACCGATACCTCGCCGACCCAAACAACGGCAACATCAAGGACGCTGAGCAGATCCGCGGCATCTTTAGCTTCTTGCTTCGCTACGGCCAGCTGCAACCGTGTGCTGCTGATGACTCGATCAACATGCGAGAGAGCATCCTCAACCGGGACGTTGTCTACGCCTACCTCCCGTCAATTTCTGAAGCGACGACGGCACGGCAAATAGCCGGCCTGATGCTGTACGTGACGGTAAACGCCGCCATGTCACTCTACGAGGAGAGCGAAGGTAGCTCGTTCGATCGGCCGCAGCCGCACCTGCATGTCGTCATCGACGAGTTTCACACGCTTGCAGGCACTGCGTTCGAGAGCCTCTTGACCGGGGCCAGGAAGTACGGCATCAGCATGTACCTCGCCAACCAAACAACGGAGTCGCTCGTTAAGCGGGACATCGATTTGAGCAGTGTCGTCAGAGACAACTGCGGACTGAGACTCTACCAGACCGTAACGGGCAAGCAGGACTTCGACGAGCTTCAGAACTTTTCTGCAGAAGCCACGCGGATCCTCAAGAGCACCAAGGCAAAAGAGAGCGTTCGGTACAAGGGCAAAGGAGCGTTCGGCACCGAGAGCTATAGCCAACAGGTCACCACTCTTCTGAGTAAGCGGGAGATTCAAGAGGTTAGCGCCACTGAAGGTGCGATGTTCGCCATCGTCGATGACGGGAAGGGCCAACGCGAGCCAATCCCTTTGATTACCAAGTACCACCTCACGCGAGGAGAGTTCCTCAAGTACCGCTCTCAGACACTCCCCGATACGAGTCAACTTTACGACGACTCGGTAAACCCGGCCTTGTTGTCGAGCCTTCCTGCCTGGCAATGCACGCACCTGGAGCCTGCGAAGAGTCCGGCACTCACAGCCCGCCTCGAACGCCTCCGCTCGCTTCGCAATCAACTTGAAGCCGAGTTTGGGCCGGGTTGA
- a CDS encoding GNAT family N-acetyltransferase, whose product MKFLIDTNVLIAGEPTDAQNVEPATGAVARLVGAVLAHGGELYCHPDSLVELGSDRDPARRELRQTLVAKYPSLPAPPAIGQALIEELGPLVPGSNHEIDAKMLAAVAGDAVDFLVTSDLGIHRRAKRVGLEQRVVSVSDALFLLRELAAEAPLEFPAVSKIFCHELDHTAPFFDSLRAGYDGFDDWIKQAKREHRPAYRIEVGGRLAGLALLKEDDNEPLAGSSGRLLKLCTMKIADEFRGNRYGELILKPVFEHCRVGGFDAVFCTCFPKEKELVSHLSRFGFELVGRKGQELVLVKRFKPTDHERQELDPLAYHVRFGPYRVKAAGAAAFVVPVQPRWHEQLFPELEEQMGLFAGQTPYGNSIRKAYLCRSMTKTIEPGSVLLFYRSQDRSCVQAVGIAEASVRSREPIEIIRYVGTRTVYSEAEVEAMAAESNQGVLAVLFRQAQSIDNTPLLELVRAGVLKGAPQSITKVRTPKGIEWIRSRVET is encoded by the coding sequence GTGAAGTTCTTAATCGACACCAACGTCCTGATCGCCGGTGAGCCGACCGACGCCCAGAACGTCGAGCCGGCAACCGGCGCCGTAGCCCGCTTGGTCGGAGCGGTCTTGGCCCATGGCGGCGAGTTGTACTGCCACCCGGACTCGCTCGTAGAACTCGGCAGTGACCGCGACCCGGCGCGACGCGAGTTGCGGCAGACGCTGGTGGCGAAGTATCCGAGCCTGCCCGCTCCGCCTGCAATCGGGCAAGCACTCATCGAGGAACTGGGGCCACTGGTCCCTGGTTCGAATCACGAAATCGATGCGAAGATGCTCGCGGCCGTCGCCGGTGACGCCGTGGACTTCCTGGTCACCAGCGACCTCGGCATTCACCGACGCGCCAAGCGGGTCGGGCTAGAGCAACGAGTTGTCAGCGTCTCGGACGCCCTGTTCTTGCTTCGAGAGCTGGCGGCCGAGGCTCCGCTGGAGTTTCCGGCGGTTTCGAAGATTTTCTGCCACGAGCTGGATCACACCGCTCCCTTCTTCGACTCTCTCCGAGCGGGTTACGATGGGTTCGACGACTGGATCAAGCAAGCCAAGCGGGAGCACCGCCCCGCCTACCGCATCGAAGTCGGCGGGCGGCTTGCCGGCTTGGCTCTGCTCAAGGAAGACGACAACGAGCCGCTCGCCGGGAGTAGCGGGAGGCTCTTGAAGCTCTGCACGATGAAGATCGCGGACGAGTTTCGGGGGAACCGCTACGGCGAGTTGATCCTCAAACCGGTCTTCGAGCACTGCCGTGTCGGCGGATTCGACGCGGTCTTCTGCACGTGCTTCCCGAAAGAGAAAGAGCTGGTCTCTCATCTCTCCCGCTTTGGCTTCGAGCTCGTCGGGCGGAAGGGCCAGGAGCTGGTCTTGGTAAAGCGATTCAAGCCGACCGATCACGAACGGCAAGAACTCGACCCGTTGGCGTACCACGTCCGCTTCGGCCCTTACCGCGTGAAGGCGGCCGGGGCGGCCGCTTTCGTAGTGCCGGTTCAGCCGCGTTGGCACGAGCAGCTGTTCCCGGAGCTAGAGGAGCAGATGGGGCTCTTCGCTGGCCAAACGCCCTACGGCAACAGCATCCGGAAGGCGTATCTTTGCCGTAGCATGACCAAAACGATTGAGCCGGGGTCCGTCCTGCTGTTCTACCGCTCCCAGGACCGGTCCTGTGTTCAGGCGGTGGGAATAGCCGAGGCCTCGGTCCGAAGCCGCGAGCCCATCGAAATCATCCGCTACGTGGGTACGCGTACGGTCTACAGCGAGGCGGAGGTAGAGGCGATGGCGGCGGAGTCGAACCAGGGGGTGCTAGCGGTCTTGTTTCGGCAGGCCCAATCGATCGACAATACTCCGCTGCTAGAGCTTGTGCGGGCGGGGGTCCTCAAGGGCGCCCCGCAGTCCATCACAAAGGTCCGAACTCCCAAAGGAATCGAATGGATTCGGTCCCGAGTCGAAACGTAG
- a CDS encoding S1/P1 nuclease yields MVRILLLIAAFPALCHGWNAAGHEVIGLVAWQQLGERDRMAAVELLKEHPRFESHFLRRIPEEVWQASIAEQDQWVFAFAGTWPDLVRNQSDAVTSDDVRRFNRPRWHYINLPVWASPSDRDALLRTLSTNRRIEPPGDRDDPSMNVAQAVANSLRVLEDPRETRAVRAVHLAWFLHLAADLHQPCHATALYSADRFPEGDRGGNEVPVRGAGGKLHALWDQAILPRSNYNRIRRKAFELGDEHGKTGTAARSSLAPEAWLLESYQLAKQRVYTPQLLSAIQEQGEQLGRIDLPAAYHREAGEAADLRAVQAGYRIATLLHGRPPATETVQTTHRLERPVVDPEVEVPEVELGNSTHSATVELSHWINTKSGSRHNRSCKWYGKTKEGRYCTANEGHPCGQCGG; encoded by the coding sequence GTGGTTCGGATTCTTCTCTTGATCGCCGCTTTTCCCGCCCTCTGCCACGGCTGGAATGCTGCTGGGCATGAGGTGATTGGCCTAGTCGCTTGGCAACAGCTTGGCGAGCGAGACCGCATGGCGGCGGTCGAGCTGCTGAAGGAACACCCAAGATTCGAGTCCCACTTTCTGCGGCGTATTCCTGAAGAAGTTTGGCAGGCGAGCATCGCCGAACAAGACCAGTGGGTCTTCGCCTTCGCGGGAACATGGCCCGATCTCGTCCGCAACCAGTCGGACGCGGTCACGTCCGACGATGTCCGTCGGTTCAATCGGCCGCGGTGGCACTACATCAACCTGCCGGTCTGGGCATCGCCATCCGACCGAGACGCTTTGTTGAGAACGCTAAGCACCAACCGCCGAATCGAACCGCCAGGCGACCGCGATGATCCATCAATGAACGTCGCCCAGGCGGTAGCCAATTCGCTGCGAGTGCTTGAAGACCCTCGTGAGACCAGGGCGGTGCGGGCAGTCCACCTCGCCTGGTTTTTGCACCTTGCCGCTGACTTGCATCAGCCGTGCCACGCCACAGCCCTCTACAGTGCGGACCGATTTCCCGAGGGCGATCGTGGTGGGAACGAAGTCCCGGTCCGTGGAGCCGGGGGCAAACTCCACGCCCTGTGGGATCAAGCCATTCTCCCACGTTCAAACTACAACCGTATCCGACGTAAGGCATTCGAGCTTGGCGATGAGCACGGTAAAACTGGAACCGCCGCTCGTTCTTCGCTGGCGCCCGAGGCCTGGTTACTGGAAAGCTACCAACTCGCGAAGCAACGAGTCTACACGCCCCAGTTGCTCTCGGCGATCCAAGAACAAGGCGAGCAGCTTGGCCGGATTGATTTGCCAGCGGCCTATCACCGAGAAGCGGGCGAAGCAGCCGACCTGCGAGCCGTCCAAGCCGGTTACCGAATCGCGACACTCTTGCACGGACGGCCGCCAGCTACTGAGACGGTTCAAACAACTCACCGACTGGAACGCCCCGTAGTAGATCCGGAAGTTGAAGTTCCGGAGGTTGAGCTTGGGAACTCCACACATTCAGCAACGGTAGAACTTTCTCATTGGATCAATACCAAGAGTGGCAGCCGACACAACCGTTCGTGCAAGTGGTACGGTAAGACCAAAGAAGGCAGGTACTGCACGGCAAACGAAGGGCACCCGTGTGGGCAGTGTGGAGGTTGA
- a CDS encoding replication initiator protein A, which yields MNLAEFPLTVMGKRPPRGVKTLTFRDEITDPETAERVPRELTVTGSDLLGLPTSYDEEVLIGLEELTHQASSPSRRVCFTPYAFLEQIGWERSTRNYRRLTKSLDRWASVTIISKEAFWSKGKRQRVRDVVGILDRWQVVGKNAMPDAETKTAFFVWSDFVWESIEAGYVRGLDVDFWRGLENPISRRLFRFLGKKFYARSEVPFELKQLAFEKVGVSRKHHTGQIKESLEPAHHELERKGFCRANYIDRGQSGWEVVYTDLRTETGKKAAVRDSLLLKQLQERGCTDASLLLRRQRNRSRIERAILNFDDRLCHGEKISHRWLAGDILSKDGYDFREGYKSPECLRQEAEATREGEQKSLARKQSLLKQTIDRKASAKAAFAEFWTGLSEVARKDFQAEAIRCSRVHGKLLAAENARTNRHFQVYLDTALLEHWRRTINGAPQAGAA from the coding sequence ATGAACCTCGCCGAATTCCCGCTGACCGTGATGGGGAAGCGGCCCCCTCGGGGAGTTAAGACGCTCACCTTCCGCGATGAGATCACCGACCCTGAAACCGCAGAGCGGGTACCGAGGGAGCTGACCGTCACCGGGTCCGACCTCTTGGGTTTGCCCACCTCATACGACGAGGAGGTGCTGATTGGCCTTGAAGAGCTGACCCACCAAGCCTCATCCCCAAGCCGCCGGGTGTGCTTTACGCCGTACGCCTTCTTGGAGCAGATCGGCTGGGAGCGGAGCACCAGGAACTACCGCCGACTGACAAAGAGCCTCGACCGTTGGGCGAGCGTCACCATCATCTCCAAGGAAGCGTTCTGGAGCAAAGGCAAGCGGCAACGGGTGCGGGATGTCGTTGGGATCCTCGACCGTTGGCAGGTGGTCGGCAAGAACGCAATGCCGGACGCCGAGACCAAGACAGCGTTCTTCGTGTGGAGCGATTTTGTTTGGGAGTCTATCGAAGCGGGTTATGTCCGCGGCCTCGATGTCGATTTCTGGCGAGGCCTGGAGAACCCGATCTCAAGGAGGCTCTTCCGGTTTCTTGGCAAGAAGTTCTACGCGAGAAGCGAGGTGCCGTTTGAACTAAAGCAGCTCGCCTTTGAGAAGGTCGGCGTGAGCAGGAAGCACCACACCGGACAGATAAAGGAGTCGCTGGAACCGGCTCACCACGAGCTAGAAAGAAAGGGCTTTTGTCGAGCCAACTACATCGACCGGGGACAAAGCGGATGGGAAGTTGTCTACACCGACCTCCGGACTGAGACGGGCAAGAAGGCAGCGGTCAGGGATTCGCTGCTCCTCAAGCAGCTGCAAGAACGTGGCTGCACGGATGCTTCGCTTCTTTTGCGAAGGCAGCGGAATCGATCGCGAATCGAGCGCGCCATCCTGAACTTTGACGACCGGCTGTGTCACGGCGAGAAAATTAGTCACCGGTGGCTTGCTGGAGACATCCTCAGCAAAGACGGCTACGACTTCCGTGAAGGCTATAAGTCGCCCGAATGCCTTCGGCAAGAAGCGGAGGCGACGAGGGAGGGGGAACAGAAGAGCCTCGCTAGAAAGCAAAGCTTGTTGAAGCAAACGATTGACCGGAAGGCGAGCGCCAAAGCGGCCTTCGCTGAGTTCTGGACGGGTCTCTCAGAGGTCGCCCGCAAAGACTTCCAAGCGGAGGCGATCCGATGCTCTCGCGTTCATGGGAAGCTGCTTGCGGCGGAGAACGCCCGCACGAACAGGCATTTTCAGGTCTACCTCGACACGGCGTTGTTGGAGCACTGGCGGCGTACGATTAACGGCGCACCCCAAGCGGGTGCTGCCTAG
- a CDS encoding ParA family protein — MIVSFANSKGGVLKTTLAVHLADWFRLHGCSVVLFDCDAQRLSSRWLKVARPEMRVLTPQTPEEIVKQVSEASVSHDAVVVDAPGGLSEITGAILQVTDAALIPTGASQLDIMALDWTTETIHEIQKLRDGLPQTAIIPTRVGRGRKTTESLRQHASSMRFGITKSTIPYREVIVQSAGLRSPGNDGWKIPPSLVWDLGRRKQVREPALEIDAVFREVFAAACQENPRLILERVTPRTKLKQTAEKEGHAAGSRT; from the coding sequence ATGATCGTATCATTTGCAAATTCAAAAGGGGGCGTTCTCAAGACGACGTTGGCTGTTCACCTAGCAGACTGGTTCAGACTTCATGGCTGCTCGGTCGTGCTGTTTGACTGTGACGCTCAACGCCTCTCTTCCAGGTGGCTCAAGGTAGCGAGGCCGGAAATGCGAGTGCTTACCCCGCAAACGCCAGAAGAGATCGTCAAACAGGTCAGCGAAGCCTCGGTCAGCCACGACGCGGTAGTCGTTGACGCTCCAGGAGGTCTTAGCGAAATTACCGGGGCGATCCTCCAGGTCACCGACGCCGCCCTCATCCCGACAGGGGCCAGTCAGCTGGACATTATGGCCCTCGATTGGACGACGGAGACGATCCACGAGATCCAGAAGCTGAGGGACGGCCTGCCACAGACCGCAATCATCCCGACCCGAGTGGGGAGGGGGAGAAAGACCACCGAGAGTCTTCGGCAGCACGCAAGCTCGATGCGGTTTGGGATCACCAAAAGTACGATTCCCTACCGCGAGGTCATCGTCCAATCAGCGGGGCTACGCTCGCCCGGCAACGACGGTTGGAAGATACCACCGAGCCTTGTCTGGGACCTTGGCCGGAGGAAGCAGGTCAGAGAACCGGCTCTTGAGATCGACGCCGTTTTTCGCGAGGTGTTTGCCGCGGCTTGCCAAGAGAACCCGCGTCTCATCCTAGAACGAGTAACACCAAGAACTAAACTAAAGCAGACAGCAGAAAAGGAGGGGCATGCCGCAGGATCCAGAACTTAA
- the bshB1 gene encoding bacillithiol biosynthesis deacetylase BshB1 — MLDALVIAPHPDDAELGAAGVILKLQQEGKRVGVLDLTSGEPTPQGSLEIRARETAAATKVLGLEWRENLGLPNRSLEATLENRAKLAAVFRRVKPKWLFAPYWEDAHPDHTAATKLVEDARFWSKLTKTDEPGQMALAGEPHHPSRVYYYYCVHLKLAPQPAFVVDISDVWEKKIESIRCYESQFVTGRPTTSPTFYDRLRDEAAYWGKSIGTAYGEPIETREPLGLAKLGGLV; from the coding sequence ATGCTCGACGCCCTCGTCATCGCCCCGCATCCCGACGACGCCGAACTGGGCGCCGCGGGCGTGATCCTTAAGCTGCAACAAGAGGGCAAGCGTGTCGGCGTGCTCGACCTCACCTCGGGCGAGCCCACGCCGCAAGGGTCGCTAGAGATCCGCGCCCGGGAGACAGCAGCCGCCACCAAGGTGCTCGGCCTCGAATGGCGTGAGAACCTCGGTCTGCCGAACCGTTCGCTCGAAGCGACGCTCGAGAACCGCGCGAAGCTCGCCGCCGTGTTCCGCCGTGTGAAGCCCAAGTGGCTGTTCGCGCCGTACTGGGAAGACGCCCACCCGGACCACACGGCCGCGACCAAGCTCGTCGAGGACGCCCGCTTCTGGTCGAAGCTCACCAAGACTGACGAACCGGGGCAAATGGCCCTAGCGGGCGAACCCCACCACCCGTCGCGGGTCTATTACTACTACTGCGTTCACCTCAAGCTGGCGCCGCAGCCGGCGTTCGTCGTGGATATCAGCGACGTGTGGGAAAAGAAAATCGAGTCGATCCGCTGCTATGAGAGCCAGTTCGTCACGGGCAGGCCAACGACTTCGCCGACGTTCTATGACCGACTCCGCGACGAGGCGGCCTACTGGGGCAAATCGATCGGCACGGCCTACGGCGAACCGATCGAGACGCGTGAACCGCTCGGATTAGCGAAACTTGGAGGGCTGGTTTAA